The DNA region TTAGATGATGTAGTGTCCTATCTCTCCTGTCGGCTAGTCGTGGTACGATATATAGAAGAACATGACGTTACCGAGTTGGCCCTGGCCTTCGATTTTCTTCCGGCTATTCTGGAGAAATCCTTGGGCCGTTTTATTCGGAAGAAAGAGCTGGCGTCTAAGGGGGATGGACGCTGACGAGGGGAGGGTGGTCCGGTGAAAGGCATAAAAGTCCTGGTAGTGGACGATTCCTCTTTCATGAGGAAAGTTCTAGGGGATATTTTGGAGGAAACACCGGGTATAACCGTGATAGCCAAGGCTAGAGATGGCGTGGATGCGCTTGATAAGATAGATCGAGACAGACCCGACGTGGTTACTCTCGACGTGGAGATGCCGAGAAAGAACGGACTGGAGACCTTAAAGGAGATCATGGATCGTTTCCCTACTCCGGTCATAATGGTGAGTAGCCTGACCAAAGAGGGAGCTTCTATAACCATGCAGGCCCTTGCCCTGGGTGCTGTCGATTTTGTGGCGAAGCCGTCCGGGACAATCTCTCTGGACATGAGGGACGTTGGAGAAGAGCTCAAACAAAAGGTCTTGGGGGCGGCCTTCGCCAGATCTGCCGTCCCAGGCAAGCCCTTTTTGAAAAAAACGGTACCTCCAGTGTCCTCTCTGAAGCGCCAGGCCACCGTAAAACCTCCGGTTCCTGGGATACATCCGGAACTCGTGTGCATAGCCTCTTCAACGGGAGGACCTCAGGCTCTTCAACGGTTGTTGACCGCTTTGCCCTCGGATTTTCCTCTTCCCATAATAGTGGCTCAGCACATGCCCAGAGGTTTTACCGCCTCCTTTGCTACCAGGTTGAACGATCTTTCCAGCATAGACGTGGTCGAGGGACAGGAGGGGACCATCCTAAGGCCCGGTCTGGCGGTCATAGCTCCTGGCGGTTATCATATGATTCTAAAGGGAGGAAGCGGTAGCCTGTCTCTCGGTCTGTCCGACGCCCCTCCCGTATTGTCGGTAAAACCGTCGGCCAACGTGATGTTTCTCAGCGTGGCCGAAATCCTCGGAGGAAACGTAGTTGCTGTCATCCTAACAGGAATGGGTATAGACGGTACAGATGGAGCTCAGACCCTATCGTCCATGGGAGCATACGTTTTTGGAGAATCTCCGGAAACCTGCGTGGTTTACGGTATGCCCAGGGCGGCTATGGAAGCAGGCGTGGTCAACGAACAGCTGCCGTTGCATAAAATAGCGCCAGCCTTGGACCGCTTCGTGAGAGAAAATCGATAGAGGAGATGATAGGACATGTCTACCGATATGAGCCAGTACCTGGGAGCCTACCTCGACGAGGCGACCGATAACCTCCAGCAACTTAATGAGCTTATATTGGCGGTTGAGCAGGACCGTCGCAGTCGCGACACGATAGACGAGATATTCAGAACGGCTCACACGCTTAAGGGGATGTCCGCTACGATGGGTTTTAAGCATATGGCCGAGCTTACCCATGCGTTGGAGGACCGTTTCTCCAAGGTCCGAAGCGGCGACGAGGATCTAACCGACGACGATATAGACCATCTTTTCCAGAGCCTCGATCTGATGCAGTCCATGGTGGATGCTATCAGGGACGGAGGAACCGATCAGGATACCGACATATCCGCCTTGGTAGCTCAGCTGAGGGAGGAAAACGTAGATTCCGCTTCATCGGTAGAAAAAGGTGCGGAGGAAGCGGAGCTTTCTGATCAGGAAAAGGAATGGCTTGTAGATGCGACCAAGATGGGGCTGGCCGTCTACAAGGTTAAAGTGGTCCTGGATCAAGAGTGTCTTCTGAAAGCCGCCAGGGCATATATGGTGGTAAGTCGCCTTGAGGAGATGGGAGAGATCGTAAAATGCGATCCCTCCGTTGACGATCTGGAAAAGGAGCAGTTCGATCACTCTTTCATCGTGTATATAGGAACCAAGGACGAAGCAGACGTCGTTAAAAATGCGGTGATGTCCGTCAGCGAAGTGGTCGAAACCGAGGTTCTGTCCTGGGAGGTGGAGAAAGGAGAAGTATCCAAGGAGGTCGCGGTCTCGGAGGAAAAATCCGCTAAGGTTACCGCAGCTTCTCCCAAAGCTAAGCAGACGGACGAAGCTCTTAAAACTACGAAGGCTCCGAAGGCCAAGAAAACGTCTCAGACCGTGAGGGTGGACATAGGCCGTCTGGACAGTCTCATGAATCTGGTCGGCGAGCTGGTGATCGGAAAAGCCCGTATAGAACGTTTGGTTCTCGAGTCCAAGCTGAGGGAGTTCGACGAGCCCCTTTCTCAGCTGGGTAGGATCTCCGGTGACATCCAGGAGCTTGTTACCAAGCTTCGTATGGTTCCGGTCTCCTTCATCTTCGATCGTTTCCCCAGGCTCATAAGGGATATATCCAAGAATCTCGGCAAAGACGTCGAACTCGTAATAGAGGGACAGGAAACGGAGTTGGATCGAACCGTAATCGACGAGATAGGCGATCCCATGGTCCACCTCATAAGAAACTCCGTCGATCACGGCGTTGAGACCCCGGAGATTAGAAAGGCCGCCGGTAAGCCCGCTCAGGGAACCATCCGCATCGCTGCCTACCAGGAGGGCAACAGCGTCATAATAGAGGTGTCCGACGACGGAAAAGGAATAGATCCCGTGGCGGTCGGCAAAAAAGCGGTGGAACGTGGTATGGTCACGGAAGAGGCGTTGGCGGAGATGTCCGATGACGAGATAATCCAGTACGTCTTTCTTCCTGGATTCAGCATGGCCAAAGAGGTTACCGATCTCTCAGGAAGAGGGGTCGGCATGGACGCGGTCAAACGCAAGGTCGAGGCCCTGGGAGGCCAGTTCGAGATCCGCTCGAAGGTCGGAGAGGGCACCAACGTCTACATAAGACTCCCCCTCACCTTGGCCATAGTCCTGGCATTGTTGGTCCGGGTCGGAGACGAGATCTACGCCATACCTCTGGAAAACGTGGACGAGACCATTCTGGTCCGCGAAGATGACATGAAGAGAATGCATGGACGTCCCGTCACCCTATTGAGAGGAGAGGTCCTTACTCTGGGGGATCTGGCGTCAACTCTTGATGCGATAAGGGATGACGAGGAGAGAAACGAGTACCCCGTAGTGGTGGTCAGGGCCGGCAGAAACAGGATCGGCTTTGTTGTGGACGCCCTGGTTGGACAGCAGGAAATAGTGATCAAATCGCTTGGGAGGCTTTTGTCGAAGATAAAGGGAATAGCCGGAGCCACCATCTTGGGAGACGGCAACGTCGCTCTCATACTAGACGTGGCGTCCCTTAACGTACGGGCTTAGGAGTAGATAGGGACGATGGAGTATAACGATTTCAGTCCGTTGCATCTTGATGCCATTAGAGAAGTGGTAAATATAGGGGCGGGAAACGCCGCGACTGCTTTATCCGAGATGTTGGGTAAACCGGTCGACATGGGAGTTCCCGACGTAGAGCTCGTGTCGATTTACGAGGTGTCCGAACATTTCGGCCCCCCCGAGGATTTCGTTGCCGCCGTCTACACTCATGGAGAGGGAACCTTCCCATGTAATCTCATCTTTATACAGGACGAGGAGGCCGCCCAGGGGATGGTGGATGCCATGTTCATTTCTAGGATGAACACGGATGGAAGAGACTTCCCCCCGGAGATGAGAGACAGCGCCCTCAGCGAGCTCGGAAACATAATCCTGAGTTCCTTTCTGAACGCGGTCAACCGGATGATAGGATCTGAGTCGATCTCGATCTCGGTGCCAGGAGTCGCCCATGATATGCTGGGGGCCATACTGGAGTTCGTCGCCTCCATCTTTGCCCAGTCCGGTGAACTGGCTCTCCTGGTTAACACGACCTTGAAGCTGGACCAAGAGGGGACGGACATCAAGGGGAACATAATGATGGTTCCAGATCCCGGCGCTCTCGAGATCCTTCTCTCCAAACTGGGGGTGCTTTGATGGAAAAAGGGCAACACGTCGGGATGGCCGACACGGTCCTTGTTAAACACCCCGGCAAACTAGTATCTCTCGGTCTCGGATCCTGTATCGGTCTGGTCCTCTACGATGAGACGGCTAAGGTGGCCGCCATGGCTCATATAATGTTGCCGGAGAGCAGAAAGGACAAGGAAAATCCGAAGCCGGGTAAGTTCGCCGATACAGCCGTTCCCACCCTCATCGACATGGTGTTGAGGGCCGGGGCCAAAAAAGAACGTCTGAAGGCCAAGATGGCTGGCGGATCTCAGATGTTCAACGTCCCGGGATCCAAGACTGGATTTCTGGCGGTGGGGACTAGAAACGCCGAGGAGACCGAGAAGAACCTTAAATCTGCGGGAATAAAACTTGTGGCCTCGGACACCGGAGGAAACAAAGGGCGAAGCGTAGAGTTCTCCACGGACGACTGGATATTGATCGTCAAGACCCTGGGCACAGGCAAGCAGGGGATATAATATAGTCTCATACCGAGCTTGGCTTATCTTTCGGTGGATTTCGAGAGGGGGATACTTCTATGCCGCCATCCAAAGAGGACGAGGCCCTGTGGCAGAGATATCGGTTGAATCCCTCCGAGAAGGACGAGATAGTAAGCCGCTATATTCCTCTCGTCAAGTACGTAGTGGCACGGATGACCGTTACTCCCCCACCTGGTTTGGACTATGAGGATCTCGTCAGTTTCGGGCTGATGGGGCTTTTGGACGCCATCGATAGGTTCGAGATAGAGAGAGGCTTTTCTTTCCAGACCTTCGCTGTTCCCAGGATAAGGGGAGCTATACTGGATGAACTGAGAAAATGTGATTGGTTTTCCAGAACCGGCAGGGAAAAACTACAACGTCTGGAGAGGGCCACAGAGCGGCTTATGATTCAGGGGATAGCTCCCGACGACGAATCTCTCAAGAAGGAGATGGACGTAGACGATAAGACCTACAGGGAGATGCTCAGCCTGGCGTCAAGGGGGTACGTGGTCTCCCTGGACGAGGTAATGTCCCTGGATGAAGGAGACGTTCAGAAAGGGGATCTGCTCTCCGATACCGGGGCCTCTGCTCAGGAAGTTCTGGAGAATCGCGAGGATATCGACCGAGTAACCAAGGCCTTGCATCGTCTTTCCGAGAGAGAACGTTTGGTGCTTTCCATGTACTATCTGGAGGAAATGACCCTTAAGGAGATAGGGCTTGTCCTCGGTGTCACCGAGTCGAGGGTCTCTCAGATACACGGAAAGGCCATCGTCTCCTTAAAGGCTAGACTTTCGGTTCACAGCTGATTTGAAGGTCCGTCCACGATTCGATATGGAGGTGTACGATGTCTGAGCGACTCACGATAGAGAAAAACGAAGAAGGGGTTTATCTCTCGGTCGAAGAAGGGGTCTCCCTAGCCGATGTGTTGAACTTCTTGACCAGAGAGAAGATTTCCAACTTCGAAGCTGAAGCGGTGGAAAAGGCCCTGGAGACCCCGGGCAATAAGACCAGAATCGCTCAAGGAGAGGCCAGAAAAGATGCCAAGGTAAAGGTAGAGATATCCAGAGACTCGATGGTCGCCAGAATCGCAGTAGAGCCTCCCGAGGGAGATGCTCCTTGGCCCAGTGTGTCTGACCTCAAGAAGGCCCTGGAGACTAAAAACGTCATTTACGGAATAGACGAACCGGCTCTACATACGATAATCGACGGGCATCTCTCGGACCAATGGGTTGACGTTGCCCGAGGTGATCCTGCAATCGACGGTCGTAACGCCGAGGTCGAGTATGTCGTGGAGTTCGGAAGCAGTCGTCCTTTAGGAACCAACGAGGGAGGAAAGGTGGATCTCAAGGAACTTTCCTCCGTCACTATAGTCCATAAGGATCAGGTATTGGCTACCCGTATACCTCAGACCGATGGACAAAACGGTATCAACGTATTAGGAAAGACGGTAAAGGCCAAAAACGGCAAAGACCGTAAACTTCCGGCGGGGCAGGGGACCAGGTCATCGGAAGACGGCACCACCCTTTATGCGGATCAGGATGGACACCTGGTCTTCAGAGGCAGCGTTCTGGATGTTTTGCCGGTGTATGTCGTTCCGGGCGACGTGGATTACAGCGTGGGGAACGTCCATTTCATAGGTTCCGTAGACGTAAAAGGTGCCGTCAGGGACGGATTCGAGATAAAGACCTCCGGGAATGTCTCAATCGGAGGCGTTGTCGAGGGAGCGGTCATAGAGAACGACGGGGATCTGGAAATCAAAATAGGGGTTTCCGGAGGGAACAAAGGGCACATTCGAAGCGGGGGGTCACTTTCTGCTGGCTATATAGACAAGGCGACCATCCATGTGGACGAGAACCTGCAGGTCAAGGACGCCATTATGCACAGCGACGTATCGGCTGGTAAATCCGTTATCGCTGGGAACAGAGGAGGCAAGGGGCAGATCGTAGGTGGCAAGGTCCAGGCCGGTATAGCAGTTAGCTGTGTTAATCTGGGCAGCCAGATGGGAACGAAGACCGAGGTTCATGTGGGAGTTCCTCCCGAGTTGGCCAATCGAAAGAGCGAGCTGATCTCCCTCATAGAGGAAAACAGGGATAAGCTAAATCAAATAGATACCAACATAGCTTTCTTGAAAAAAATAGAAAAGGCCGGAAAACTGGATACGGAGAAAAGAACCATCATGCTCAAGCTCACCAAGGGCAGTTTTCAACTACGTTCCTTGATAGATGGTTGGACCAAGGAACAGGAGGAAGTTGAACTAAAGATAGAGAGAAGCAGATCCGATCCGAAAGTAAACGTCAAGGAGACCTGCTATCCCGGTGTCTCCGTAACGATGAGGGGAATAACCTATCTCGTGAGGGAAGAGATGCGGTTTATTACCTTCCGATACGACGACGGAGAGTTGAAGCCCTTACCCTATGACCCTTAAATAGGTCGAAGGAGGTCGTATGTCGAGATGATACATCCTATAGACCATCAACTTTCTTTCTGGAAGATGGAGCAGAACGCCCAGAGCCATAAGGACCCGTCGTCATCGGCCCAACAGGCCCTTCAATCCGAGGCGGCGGCGGAGGAAGCCGAGCATAAAAATATTTCCGTCCAATCCGGAGATGAGTCGGCCGAATCCCAGCGTCCCGGGGTCGGTGACAGAGACGCCGGAAAGAACGGAAGGCGCGGTGGCGGAGGAAAAAGAGGATCCCAAGACGACGAAGGGGACGAAACGGAAAAAAGCGAGGGATTCGAATTCTATGCCTGATAGGTCCAGCATAGGCTACGTCAGAGTAGAGGCGGACGGTGACGTCTTCAGAGGAGCTCTCCTGGTGGTGGACGACAGGGGGATACCCTTGGATTTCAGGTACACCGATCCGGTCTCGCCTACCAAACTGGAGAGAGTTCTGTACGGCGAGGCGTTGGACGTATATATCCAGGAGGACGTCATCCTGGGAAGTCTTATCGAAGCAGTGGAGGAAAAGCCCGATATATGGGTATGTGAGGACCGCCGAGTTCTCATCCCCCTAGTTCGTATGTCCAAGTCTTTGTCCGCATCGATCGATTCCACCTCCAGAGCTCCCTTGGATACTCCCGGTGCGACGGCCCCTCTTCCGGAGGAGAACACATTTTTGGTGCAGACCGATTTAATGGGACCTCCTTATCGAGTGACAGTTGAAAAAGCTGAGGTTCTGGATAGGGTAGTCTCTCTTCTGGTTAACCTGTCCTCGACGATGGAGCTTCTGGAGCCCTTCAATCGGATATCGAAGGCAGTTGAAGCACTGGACTGATAAAATGGATTTCGATTCCGTAAAGAACGGTCTAAGGAGGCTGTTTCTGTCCAGAGTTTCGATTCATAAAGCTATCTTGTCCGAGGGTTCTCGCAGGGTGGCCGTTTCGTCCGCTACCAGATCCGTAGATGTTCATCCTCTCAGATCTCCGGTCAAGCTTACCGTATCTCGATGTGCTCAGTGGAGAGGTTTGAGGGCTAAAGGTAAAAAACTGGATCTTTTTATCTCTCCTCCCAAGGCCAGGGGAGGGAAGACCTCTCTCTCCTTCGACGTCTCGGTCGAGACCATCTCCCTTCGGTCCGACAGAGCCGAGACAAGAAACGGTCTGGCCGTAATAGCCCGTATGCCGTTGATTAGAAGGAACAGGGTTCACTGGCTTCGCGGCGATCGACGGAAGGACCTCATGGCCGTCTATTATCCCATAATTAAGGATAGTCTCTTGAAAAGCGCACTGGAGAAAGAGAGCGGCGATCTCTATATCTGGTATAATTCATCCTGTCAAGGACGTTCCTCTCGGATGTTGTGTCTCGTCTCCGATCCCGGAAAGAGACCTCCTCTGGCGTGGAAATGGATTTGATATAGATTACCTATATTATCACGAGAGAAATGAAAGGAGACCCCAAGGGGAACGCAATGGAAGAAAAGAAAAATGTCAAAGAGAACAGTTCGGTAAGCCCGGGAGACGTCGTCACTGGAGTTGTTGAGCAGGTTATGCCTTATGGAGCTTTCGTCCGTCTGTCCACGGGGCAGAGGGCTATGGTCCACATATCTCAGTTGTCTCACAACTTCATCAAAAACGTGTCCGACGTGGTTTCGGCGGAGCAGGAAATCAC from Dethiosulfovibrio faecalis includes:
- a CDS encoding chemotaxis protein CheC, with protein sequence MEYNDFSPLHLDAIREVVNIGAGNAATALSEMLGKPVDMGVPDVELVSIYEVSEHFGPPEDFVAAVYTHGEGTFPCNLIFIQDEEAAQGMVDAMFISRMNTDGRDFPPEMRDSALSELGNIILSSFLNAVNRMIGSESISISVPGVAHDMLGAILEFVASIFAQSGELALLVNTTLKLDQEGTDIKGNIMMVPDPGALEILLSKLGVL
- a CDS encoding chemotaxis protein CheA; translated protein: MSTDMSQYLGAYLDEATDNLQQLNELILAVEQDRRSRDTIDEIFRTAHTLKGMSATMGFKHMAELTHALEDRFSKVRSGDEDLTDDDIDHLFQSLDLMQSMVDAIRDGGTDQDTDISALVAQLREENVDSASSVEKGAEEAELSDQEKEWLVDATKMGLAVYKVKVVLDQECLLKAARAYMVVSRLEEMGEIVKCDPSVDDLEKEQFDHSFIVYIGTKDEADVVKNAVMSVSEVVETEVLSWEVEKGEVSKEVAVSEEKSAKVTAASPKAKQTDEALKTTKAPKAKKTSQTVRVDIGRLDSLMNLVGELVIGKARIERLVLESKLREFDEPLSQLGRISGDIQELVTKLRMVPVSFIFDRFPRLIRDISKNLGKDVELVIEGQETELDRTVIDEIGDPMVHLIRNSVDHGVETPEIRKAAGKPAQGTIRIAAYQEGNSVIIEVSDDGKGIDPVAVGKKAVERGMVTEEALAEMSDDEIIQYVFLPGFSMAKEVTDLSGRGVGMDAVKRKVEALGGQFEIRSKVGEGTNVYIRLPLTLAIVLALLVRVGDEIYAIPLENVDETILVREDDMKRMHGRPVTLLRGEVLTLGDLASTLDAIRDDEERNEYPVVVVRAGRNRIGFVVDALVGQQEIVIKSLGRLLSKIKGIAGATILGDGNVALILDVASLNVRA
- a CDS encoding sigma-70 family RNA polymerase sigma factor, with amino-acid sequence MPPSKEDEALWQRYRLNPSEKDEIVSRYIPLVKYVVARMTVTPPPGLDYEDLVSFGLMGLLDAIDRFEIERGFSFQTFAVPRIRGAILDELRKCDWFSRTGREKLQRLERATERLMIQGIAPDDESLKKEMDVDDKTYREMLSLASRGYVVSLDEVMSLDEGDVQKGDLLSDTGASAQEVLENREDIDRVTKALHRLSERERLVLSMYYLEEMTLKEIGLVLGVTESRVSQIHGKAIVSLKARLSVHS
- a CDS encoding protein-glutamate methylesterase/protein-glutamine glutaminase, with the translated sequence MKGIKVLVVDDSSFMRKVLGDILEETPGITVIAKARDGVDALDKIDRDRPDVVTLDVEMPRKNGLETLKEIMDRFPTPVIMVSSLTKEGASITMQALALGAVDFVAKPSGTISLDMRDVGEELKQKVLGAAFARSAVPGKPFLKKTVPPVSSLKRQATVKPPVPGIHPELVCIASSTGGPQALQRLLTALPSDFPLPIIVAQHMPRGFTASFATRLNDLSSIDVVEGQEGTILRPGLAVIAPGGYHMILKGGSGSLSLGLSDAPPVLSVKPSANVMFLSVAEILGGNVVAVILTGMGIDGTDGAQTLSSMGAYVFGESPETCVVYGMPRAAMEAGVVNEQLPLHKIAPALDRFVRENR
- a CDS encoding chemotaxis protein CheD translates to MEKGQHVGMADTVLVKHPGKLVSLGLGSCIGLVLYDETAKVAAMAHIMLPESRKDKENPKPGKFADTAVPTLIDMVLRAGAKKERLKAKMAGGSQMFNVPGSKTGFLAVGTRNAEETEKNLKSAGIKLVASDTGGNKGRSVEFSTDDWILIVKTLGTGKQGI
- a CDS encoding DUF342 domain-containing protein translates to MSERLTIEKNEEGVYLSVEEGVSLADVLNFLTREKISNFEAEAVEKALETPGNKTRIAQGEARKDAKVKVEISRDSMVARIAVEPPEGDAPWPSVSDLKKALETKNVIYGIDEPALHTIIDGHLSDQWVDVARGDPAIDGRNAEVEYVVEFGSSRPLGTNEGGKVDLKELSSVTIVHKDQVLATRIPQTDGQNGINVLGKTVKAKNGKDRKLPAGQGTRSSEDGTTLYADQDGHLVFRGSVLDVLPVYVVPGDVDYSVGNVHFIGSVDVKGAVRDGFEIKTSGNVSIGGVVEGAVIENDGDLEIKIGVSGGNKGHIRSGGSLSAGYIDKATIHVDENLQVKDAIMHSDVSAGKSVIAGNRGGKGQIVGGKVQAGIAVSCVNLGSQMGTKTEVHVGVPPELANRKSELISLIEENRDKLNQIDTNIAFLKKIEKAGKLDTEKRTIMLKLTKGSFQLRSLIDGWTKEQEEVELKIERSRSDPKVNVKETCYPGVSVTMRGITYLVREEMRFITFRYDDGELKPLPYDP